The Ignavibacteriales bacterium genomic sequence TGAAACGAGGCTTGAGCGGGAAGCAACTCCAGTGAAGTTGACAGCAGCTGATTGCCGGGGCGCAGCGATATGTTGAGGACCTGCCAGATCGGGAAGATCGATATAAGCGCGAACACGACGAGCACCACATGCGTCGCTGCGTGCTGCAGAAAACGGCTCCTTTTGGTTTGCGTTGCCATATGCTCCCTAGTATGCGGCCTCTGTTGCTTTGGATTGACGCATGAAGATCATGCTAAACGTGAAGAGGATCAGGAATATCACAAGTGAGAGCGCCGCAGCGTAACTAAAGCTGTAGAAATTGAACGCGGCTTTGTAGACGAACGAGACAAGTATGTGCGTCTTGTCTGATGGCTCTCCCCCGTTGCTGACGAGCCAGACGATATTGAGATTGTTAAATGTCCACACAATGCCGAGTGTGATCGCCGGGATCATCACCGGACGGATCAACGGAATGGTGATCGTGCGGAATTTCGTCCACCAGCTCGCTCCATCGATCTCCGCCGCCTCGTACAATTCCTGCGGGATGCTCTGCAACGCACCGAGAGCGACGACCATCATGAAGGGAAACCCTAGCCAAACATTCGTGAGGATGCAGGCGATGAACGCTTCGGTGGGACTTCGAAGCCATTCGACAGCCGGCATGCCGAGATACTTCGTGAGTATGAGGTTGATGGAGCCGTACTCGTAGTTGAACATTCCCCGCCAGGTCAACGCGACGATGTATTGTGGAATCGCCCAGGGAAGAATGAGCAGCGTTCGGTAGATCGCTTTTCCTTTGATTTTCTGATTCAGGAGCATCGCAAGAAAGACGCCAAGAACGACGTGGAACGTGACGTTCGCGACAGTCCAGATGATGGTCCTGAAGAATACCGCGTAGAAATCGGGCTGGGAAGGCTCGGTAAAGATCTTGACAAACTGTCTGAGCCCAATAAACTGCCACTCGCGCATCTTGGTGAGGTTCATGTTCCCGAACGCCAACGCCAGATTGTAGAAAAACGGATAGAACACCACCGCAGCGAGGAGCAGAAACGACGGGACAACGAGGAAGGCTATGAAAGATTTGGTTCGGTCAGTGTTCATTCGTTCATATCCCGTATCTTTCGCAGCGCCTGAGCCTGCATATCTTTCGCCGCCTGTTCCGGCGTTCTGGCCTTCCCCATGACTGCCTGATAGCTGGGCCGCATGGCGTCCCAGACTGCACGCATCTGTGGTACCACAGGCATCGACTTTCCTCTCGCTATCTGCAGGAGAGAATTTTGCAGGTTTTCATTGGCGAGGATCTCAGCGTTCTTGTAAAGAACCTTGAGAGTGGGGGCTGTATTAAGAGACTTCACTGTCTCGAGCTGGCATTCTTCCGACAGAAGGTATTTCAGGAGGTCGACGACCGTGGAAAGCCTTCCGCCGCTAAGATTGGCGTTGACAGAATACCCTTTTGGCGATGTCATCGGCGCACACCAAAGACCGGTTTCCGTGATTTTTGGCAGCGGCGCGATTCCGATATCGATTCCGTGCTGTGCATAGCCGGCCCAGGACCAGTCTCCATTGATCAGCATCGCCGCTTTCCCGTCCTTGAACAACGCATCAGCTATCTCGTAGTCCGCCTCGTTGGGAACGATCTTCTCGACGTCCCGAAGCCGTCGGACGAAATTGAGAGCGTCCACCATGGACTTGGTGTCGAGCGTCGGCGTTACCCCATCCGGGCCCAGAACCCACCCACCGAAGCCGGTGTAAAACGGGATGAAGAAAAACGGCTCAATGTAGTTCCAGGTAATGCCATAGACCCTTGGACGTCCAAAGACATATCCGTACTTGTTTTGGATCTGCTTGCTGAGTTCTATCAGTTCGACATCTGTCTCAGGCGGCTTCTGGACATATTTCTTGTTGTACACCAGAGCCAGGTGATTGCCTATCTTGTCGGCGATCTGGTAGAGGTGACCGTGGTACCGCACGAGAGAAGTTGAATCAAACTGCGCCAAGAAATCTGCGGAAAACAGGTCCTCGAGCGGGCGGATGCTCTTTGTAGCTTCATAAACTCCGACCGGGTCCGACGGGCCATAGACGAGATCTGGTCCCTGACCAGCCAACGCACCGACGACATAAGCACTCCTGAGCGTTTCGGTCTCCTTAAACAATTCTTGGACCTTTACATCGGCGTGCTTTTGCATATACCGAAGAAGCTGACGGTGCAGAACGGCCTGCTCATCCGGCCGCATCTGGTGCCAGATCACAAGACGGTCTGCGCTGGCATCATGACGGGCACACCCACCGGAAAAGACGGAGAGACCTGCAAAAATGAGGATTATGGCGACTGCTACATCTCGAACGCTGCTTCTTACCAAGTCTATAATCCTTTAGTGCTGATGAGTTTAGCCAAGCCAACTTCTTCCCGAATCTATCGTCAACAATCTGTCGGGTTCGGCTGTCAGCGATCACTTTGATTTTTCTGTTTGAGGAAGGGAATTCCTCACCCGGGTTCCAGTTCCCTTCAGCGCCGCTATTGGTGTATTTGTACTCGATCTCCGCACCGGCGGGCAGTGAAACCTCCAGGGTCCAGATACCGTCGTTCGGGGCCAGGTCCCCGTGTGTTCCATCGTCGTAGAGTCTCACGCTGTTCGGCACCCAGTTGCCTAAGCGTTCGTGATTGCCGGCGACATAGACACGTTTTCGGACATACATATCCCTGCAATCCACCTGAAAAGCTACCTTCACAAGGTCATTTCTACTCTGCGCCATCGTCCCCTGACTCTGATTTGGGATCAGTGTATCCCGGAGGATGGGCTTGAAATCCCTTCGCGGCATCTTCCCGTTCGCAAGACGCGCAAACTTGTAGATATTCTCGAGGTACGTTGTGAACGCCACATCGAACGGCCGATCCCCACCGGGGGCGGACTGATCAGTCCCGTACCACCAGAACCAATCGGACCCTTCTGCTGCATACATCGATTCCCAGGCCTTGAAAGTGTACCAGTTTCTGGTTCCTTTTCGCGGAACGGGTGCTTTGGGATCAGGAGGTTTCAGGCCGGAATTGGAAAGATCGGTTCTGGCCGTCAGCAGGTATTCCCACGCCTTGTTTTCCTCCTCCTGCCCTATCCATGTATCATAGTTCGCGTTAATCCATGAACCAGGCCAGAGCCATTGCAGGGTTTCCATCGATTCAATCGGATGCGGCTGTATTCCGCGGGATCGATTTCCATCGATATACTCCGTCACAGTTGTCGTCACAACGGTTCGGCTCTCATACAGGTCAGAGAGTCTTCTATAAAGGCTGTTTTGAAACTCCTTGCCATCGTTATCGAGACGATACCATTCCCACGCATTCTCTCCATCCAGGATGACAGTCAATAGACGATCCGATTCGTCCTGGGCCGGGAGATACTTCAAGATACTCTCTATGAAGTCGGCCGCAGCATCTTCCCCCTTCCAACTCTGATAGGTGAAGCCAATTTTGTCCGACAGTTCAGTATCACGCAAAACAATTGCAACCGGCGCTGTGGCTCCGTTCCCAGAAAGCGCATACGGGTAGTACTTGGCTGAGTTGCTCCCTTTGGAGCGTGCAAGTATCTTCTCGTCGGTCGCAATCCACTTGATGCCATGCCTGGCAAAGACCGGTGCAACATCATGAGAAACGGCCCCTTCGGCCGGCCACATGCCGGTCGGAGAAACCCTGAAGTGTTTTCTGAAATAGGCGACCGCCTTCGCAACCTGCGCCTCAGCATCCTCCGGAAAGTGAAACTTGCGGGGCGCCGGATCGTTGGGCTGACAGAGTTTCGCTGCTTCGCTGTCGTAAATCAGCGGGAGAATCGGATGGTAAAATGGCGTCGTGACAACCTCAACCTGACCGCGACGTGACGACGTGCTGTACATCAGCTTTCTATGTGCAGGAACAATCGCAGCAAGGACTTTGTATGTCTCGGCGATGATCCTGTTACAATCATCCTCAGTGATGAACTTCCGAAGTCTGTAACTGCCGTCTGAGAGCTTTTCTACGAGATCGGTGAGGTCGATAGTGCTCCGGGTGGTGAGTTTGACCTTTCCTTCAAGAAATTCGGGATCGAAATTGGCCAGATAGAACCAGAATTTGATTTCCCTTAGTTCCTGCTCGGAAAGTCCTTTTGTCCCGGATTGCCTGAACTTTTCCCGGAGAGACCGGTACTGCGGAAAACGCCCGATGATGACGTCGCTGACAGAAAAGGCGTTCCAGACATTTGTGAGCAAAAACGACAGGTCCCGGGCGTTGAACTTCGACGTAGCCTTCAGGGCAAGGTCAATCCAGGGATCGGTCTTCCCCCCGAACGATGCGAAGTAATTCTTAGCATCGACGCGGTTCTTTCTCAAATCGACGAACGGCTTCAGCCGAGCCACATAGTATTCCTCTAACTGCACAATCAGGGAAGAAGTCAGGTTCACCGTAAAATGAATGGACGGGTACCGCTCCACCATGGACACCATGTCATAATAGTCTTTGGTCCCATGCGTACGCACCCAAGGCCCCTGGAGTTGATCCGTTCCGGGGTCGAGGTAGAGCGGCTGGTGCTGATGCCAGATAATATTGAGGTAGAGTGTCTTGCGCCTCGACGAGGTATCGTCATTCATGGTTACTTGCGTGCTCTCCTTGCGACTGTTCTCAGTGCGCCCAACGTCAATCATCGGATTGGCGATGAGCGGAACGCAGCTTAATATAAGCAGAGAGAACTTAAATAGGTATCGTGACAGTGGAAAACTCCTTCGAGTTCAAGCCATTCACATGCAAAGGCACTGCCGGCATTATTTCAAGAGCATCATTCGCTTGACACTGATATTGCTGCCAGCCTCCAGGCGCATGAAATACACGCCAGAGGAGCAACCCAGTCCAGTGGAAGACATACCATTCCATTGAGCCGCGTGCTGGCCCCCTTCCTGTCTGCCCCGAACAATCGTTGCGACCTCCTCTCCGAGAATATTGAAGATTCGAAGCGTCACGTATGCTTCAGAAGGAAGGTCATAGGCTATCGTGGTGGTCGGATTGAATGGATTGGGATAGTTCTGATGGAGCAGAAATTCGGTTGGCAGGTTCTCACCAAGATCCTTCTTCACTGAAACCAGGAGCGGCAAGCTCAGCCGTCTTGTCGAATCTGACAGCACACACACAGAACTTCCGAAGGGGCGAAGCACAATCCGCAGAGAAGCCTGCGCACCAGTGAACTTGAGGGTGTACGATGTGTCATTATAGAGATCACTCACGACATAAGCCTTGCCGTCCTGAACAGGAGTCTCGACGACCGCTGAGGAGAGGTTTAACGTGACGTCCTGCACGCTCGAGCTGAGGTTTACAGCGACGATGCCGTCATTGCCACTCAAAGGGCGAGCGTAGCTGTACACAAGGCCATTCCCCGAAGAAAGTCGGATGAATTTTTGGGTCGAAAACGCTGCGAACTGAGCCCGGATATGCGTCAATCGCTGATAATGCGGGAGCAGTCTGCTCCTTCCCGGCGATTTCCAATCGATCACTCCCCTCGTCCGCTGATAGAAATCGCTCATCGTCAAACCGTGTCCGACCTCCTGCCCGGAGTAGATCATAGGCATGCCGGGAACGGTGAATAGCGTTGAGGCAACGGGCTGCGTTTTCTGATATGCGGTGTCTTGGTACTGATAGATAATTCTCTCCTCGTCATGGTTTTCCATGAAGCGCATGAAGGAGGCATTCGGCCCGGGATAGAAATTGTTGTTGAAGTACTTCGAGTGGAGGTTCTCGATACTCCCCGCATCGAAGAAAAATGGTTTGATCGCCCCGCCGAACAGGGCCCAATCGTATCCGGCATCCACACCGCCGCTGCGATCTCCAAAGATCACCTCGGTGCCCGATCCCGTGCCGTCATCCTCTGCCAGCAGAAAAATGTCCGGCTTCAGCTTCTTCAACGCCTTGCGGACCGGGGCACCCATTTCAAGTTCGTTCCCCGCTCCTCCGCCCGCCCTGCGATGCGGCCCCCAATACACGTCGAAGCGGTATCCGTCAATATCACATTCTCTTACCCACCACTTGTACACTTCGATCATGTAGGAGCGTGCATCCACGTCCGACCAGTTGTAGTTAAGAAGCTGACTCGAGAACCCGCTGTAGTAGATAAATCCATCCGACGTAGTGCTCTGTCCGAGACCGTTCGTATTATGGTTGATGACGGTATGCTGATAGAAATTCCAGTACGGGGATCTTTCCCGATACTGGCGCGCTTCAAGGACGAACGGATGCAGGTAGCTTGTATGATTGGGTGTGACGTCAACGATGACCTTCAATCCAAGCGAGTGCGCCTGAGACACAAAATTCTTGAAGTCGCCATTCGATCCGTACTCCGGCGCGACCTTCAGGAAATCTTTGATATTGTATCCCGGACCTGTGCGTGTGTTGATTGGTGAGGCGTTCTCCATGATCGGCATCACCCAGAGGATGTTGACTCCGAGACTTTTCAGATAAGGGAGCATCGGGATCGCGGCGTTGATTGTCCCCTGCGGTGTAAACGATTTGAAGAACATTTCGTACAGTCTTCCCTGCTTGACCCAGCGAGGAACTGTTGCACGACTTGCTCCCTGAAAGACACCGTTATCGAGAATTGTAAAGTAGTTTCGCGTTGTGTCCTTGTTCCCTTCCGGATCACTCGCGATCAGCGTGAAGTAGTATTCCCCGGGAACTGTAGGTTTCGGGGCCGAGATCTGACGATTCCTGGAACCATTGATGCCCGCAACCTGCTGCGGATTCTTCACATCAGCCGACCAGAGATACGTCAGCACCTGCCCTGTGTCTGGATCTGTTGTTCCGTCCGCACTCACGATGACATTTGGCCCGGCGTCAATGAAGTAGACATCAGCATCCGGAGCATGGTTGATCAGGTACGTGAACATAACTGGGTCTGACATCTGGAGAAATCCATTCGCGTCGCGTGCGAGAGCCTTAAAAGTGTTCGCCCCTTCACGGAGTTGTGCCGCCAGCACAAAAGCTCCAGCCGTGGCCGTCGCGAACGCAGTGTCCGCGTCGTTTCTGACGATGCGGACTGTATGAATTGATGTATCCTCAACAACACCGTAGAGGGTCCGCTGGGGATTGCGCGTAACAAAACCGCTCAGGTTCGTGATCTGCACGAAACCAGCCTGCACCGTAATTAAGACGCTGTCAGCGGAGGTCCCAACCGTCAGGACTACTCTGTGCACCCCGTTCGGGAGGCGATCAGGTAGCTGGAGAGCAAGCTGGCGTGTTGTTAGATTGTAGAATCGCCCGAGCCCTGAGTAGAATCTGCTTCCCACCCGCAATGTAATGGAGGATGTGTCTATCGCTGAACCGACTTTCGGGAAAAGGTACGCTGAGACGGTCGGATTTGTGGTTGCCGTAATACCAGTCCGTTCATTTGGTATGAGCTGGTATATCGTCGGGTTGTTGATGAAGAGATACGAATCGTTGTTGTCCGATGGATTGACGTAATGGTGGAGCGGATCGTTGGGCCAATCCGCGACGCCGGAATAGTAGAACTTGTATTCGTACGCACCGGGCACCTTGCCGCCCGGAAAGCCTCCCACTGCGAGCCGGACAGTTCGCACAAACAGATTGTTCCCGGCCGGTGTCATCGGCCAAGCCTGGTTGTTCCAATTGTTGAACTCCCCGACGAGGAACACCGCCGACTGTGATGATGGCGGTGTGTAACGAAACGTCACGTCGGCGCTGTCCTGCGTACATGCGACTTGCGCAACGGCAATCAGCGTAACCAGAGTTATCAATCCAGACTTCAAGGGTATCACCTAGAAAAGGGTGTAAATAAAGGGGGCCAGCGCAGAGCCTTCGGTCAGGACTATGAAAAGGCCCAGCAGAACCAGGACGAAGACAATAGGTCCGAGCCACCACTTTTTCCGGACGCGCATGTAGGCCCAGAATTCACCGATGATGGAGAATTTAGATCTTCCTTTTTTCCGACTCTGCATTATCGCTCCGTAGAAAGGTCCTAATCAATTACCATTTCCTGATCCGTAAGTTCTCTTACATCCTCCGGAATTTTCTTTTGTCCAGCAGGGCATTGCCCCTGCTGATCTTGCTGGGGCTGTCCCAAAAGTACTTTCGACCTCTTCGAGTAAGTCGAGATTTCTCTAGTTTCGAAGATTTCAGGATCCTCAACGTGGTCGAAATAGCATTTCGACCTACATTTGGGACAGCCCCATGAGCCAACCTCGACAGATTATCTGTCGAAAAACAACTCCTTCTTGTTGAAGCCAGCATCTCGCTTACCGACTTCCGAGATGGAGATTAGTCCATTGCAAATTCCTCTCTCGATAGCTCCTTAACATCCTCCTGCATTCTCTTCTTGTCCAGCAGGGCATTGCCAATCACGAGAAAATCCATGTCAGTGCGCATGAAGCATTTAAATGCGTCGTGAGGAGTGCAGACAATTGGCTCACCTCGGACATTGAATGACGTGTTAATCAGCACCGGACATCCGGTTTGCCGGTCGAACTCCTGAAGCAAATCATGAAACATCGTATTCTCCGTGCGCGCAACCGTCTGAAGTCGAGCCGACCCGTCAACATGGGTAACCGCCGGTATCACGCGTTTGTTCTCACGAACCTGGGCTGTCAGGAGCATATAAGGGCTTGGCCGGTCGAGATCGAAGAACTCGGATGCCCGTTCCAGCAGCACAGCCGGTGCGAAAGGCCGGAAGCTCTCGCGGAACTTGATCTTCAAGTTGACCCTCGACCAGTTTTCATTGTTTCGGGGATCGGCAAGTATGCTCCGGTTTCCGAGCGCTCTCGGCCCCCATTCCATTCTCCCCTGAAACCATCCGATGACATTTTGCTCTGCGATCAGGCGAGCTGCTTCGTTGAGAAGCTCCACCCTTCCGAGTGTCTGATAGTCGACTCCGAGACCCGCCAGATACTCAGCTATTTCGCTGTCCGAGAACTCCGGTCCAAGAAATGCATCGCGCCAAACGAAGTTCCTCTTCTTCCCAAGAAGCGAATTGTAGATGTGATATGCCACCCCCACCGCACCGCCGGCATCTCCTGCAGCCGGCTGGATAAAGAGATTCTCAAATGACGTACGCTCAAGAATCTTCGAGTTTGCGACGCAATTGAGCGCTACGCCGCCGGCAAGACAAAGATTCTTCGATTTCGTCACACGATGCACGTGGTTTGCCATACGTACCATGAGCTCGTCCGTGACCTTCTGAATCGATGCCGCCATATCTTTGTGAAACTGACCGAGCGGACCTTCAGGTTCCCGACGAGGTTGGCCGAAGAGCGTCTCGAAACTGGCGTTCGTCATTGTTAACCCGGAATCGTACCCGAAGTATTTCATGTTCATCTTGTAGCTGCCGTCATCCCTGGCGCTGACGAGGTTTTGCATGATCAGATCGTAATACACTGGTTTGCCGTAGGGAGCGAGGCCCATCACTTTGTACTCCGCACTGTTGACCCTGAACCCCAGATAGTACGTGAATGCAGAATAGAGGAGCCCCAGGGAGTGCGGAAAGTGAATACGTTTCAGGAGCTGGATGTCGTTCCCTTCACCGATACCATAGGTCGTGGTTTCCCATTCTCCGACTCCGTCGATCGTAAGGATAGCAGCCGCATCGAAGGGCGAAACATGAAAAGCGCTCGCCGCGTGCGCCTGATGATGCTCTGAATACAGAATCGGTCCGTCGTAGTCAAGCTTGGCGCGAATGAGTTGCGGGATCCACAGTTTGTCCCTGAGCCAGACAGGCATCGACTTGAGGAACGAAGGCAACGCTTTTGGAAACGTCGCCAGATAGGTATAGAGAAGCCGCTCGAACTTGACGAGCGGCTTGTCGTAGAATCCGACATAATCGATTTCTGCCGCAGAGATCCCAGCCTCGTGCAGACAGTAGTTTATGGCATGGATCGGGAATTCTGCGTCGTGTCTCCGACGTGTGAATCGCTCTTCCTGGGCGGCGGCGATCAGCTGACCATCGCTGAGGATGGCAGCTGCTGCATCATGGTAGAAGCACGATATGCCAAGGATATTCACGGTCGGTTCAGAACTGATGTTCGCTTCGTTCAGTTGTCAGTTTTTCCTGCTGTTTGTCGTACCAGTAGGAAATCTCGTTGCCCGCTTTCCGATCAAGCAAATCCTTGCCGATTATCCTCAACACGATCGCTGCCGGACCGATCACAACGAAATAGACAATCGTCAAGAGCACCACAGCATTCGCTTTGCCTACCATCCGGGCGAACTTCATCCAATATTCGTAGGCAGACCGCCAGAAAGTTTTTGCTTGCGGCACGGCGGCAACATCCGGAATCTCGGACGCGTAGCTCCACCGCCTGAGAAACGGCTCGATTCGCTCTTGTGGCGTCTTCATCACGGTCGTTCTTTGGTTGTAGTGCGCATCTGCATCCTTATCCGTTCGAGTATTTCGCGTGCCTGCGTCTGCTCAGGATGAGCAGAG encodes the following:
- a CDS encoding extracellular solute-binding protein, producing MIWHQMRPDEQAVLHRQLLRYMQKHADVKVQELFKETETLRSAYVVGALAGQGPDLVYGPSDPVGVYEATKSIRPLEDLFSADFLAQFDSTSLVRYHGHLYQIADKIGNHLALVYNKKYVQKPPETDVELIELSKQIQNKYGYVFGRPRVYGITWNYIEPFFFIPFYTGFGGWVLGPDGVTPTLDTKSMVDALNFVRRLRDVEKIVPNEADYEIADALFKDGKAAMLINGDWSWAGYAQHGIDIGIAPLPKITETGLWCAPMTSPKGYSVNANLSGGRLSTVVDLLKYLLSEECQLETVKSLNTAPTLKVLYKNAEILANENLQNSLLQIARGKSMPVVPQMRAVWDAMRPSYQAVMGKARTPEQAAKDMQAQALRKIRDMNE
- a CDS encoding carbamoyltransferase; this translates as MNILGISCFYHDAAAAILSDGQLIAAAQEERFTRRRHDAEFPIHAINYCLHEAGISAAEIDYVGFYDKPLVKFERLLYTYLATFPKALPSFLKSMPVWLRDKLWIPQLIRAKLDYDGPILYSEHHQAHAASAFHVSPFDAAAILTIDGVGEWETTTYGIGEGNDIQLLKRIHFPHSLGLLYSAFTYYLGFRVNSAEYKVMGLAPYGKPVYYDLIMQNLVSARDDGSYKMNMKYFGYDSGLTMTNASFETLFGQPRREPEGPLGQFHKDMAASIQKVTDELMVRMANHVHRVTKSKNLCLAGGVALNCVANSKILERTSFENLFIQPAAGDAGGAVGVAYHIYNSLLGKKRNFVWRDAFLGPEFSDSEIAEYLAGLGVDYQTLGRVELLNEAARLIAEQNVIGWFQGRMEWGPRALGNRSILADPRNNENWSRVNLKIKFRESFRPFAPAVLLERASEFFDLDRPSPYMLLTAQVRENKRVIPAVTHVDGSARLQTVARTENTMFHDLLQEFDRQTGCPVLINTSFNVRGEPIVCTPHDAFKCFMRTDMDFLVIGNALLDKKRMQEDVKELSREEFAMD
- a CDS encoding sugar ABC transporter permease; translation: MNTDRTKSFIAFLVVPSFLLLAAVVFYPFFYNLALAFGNMNLTKMREWQFIGLRQFVKIFTEPSQPDFYAVFFRTIIWTVANVTFHVVLGVFLAMLLNQKIKGKAIYRTLLILPWAIPQYIVALTWRGMFNYEYGSINLILTKYLGMPAVEWLRSPTEAFIACILTNVWLGFPFMMVVALGALQSIPQELYEAAEIDGASWWTKFRTITIPLIRPVMIPAITLGIVWTFNNLNIVWLVSNGGEPSDKTHILVSFVYKAAFNFYSFSYAAALSLVIFLILFTFSMIFMRQSKATEAAY
- a CDS encoding SxtJ family membrane protein; the encoded protein is MKTPQERIEPFLRRWSYASEIPDVAAVPQAKTFWRSAYEYWMKFARMVGKANAVVLLTIVYFVVIGPAAIVLRIIGKDLLDRKAGNEISYWYDKQQEKLTTERSEHQF
- a CDS encoding alpha-amylase family glycosyl hydrolase; this encodes MITLVTLIAVAQVACTQDSADVTFRYTPPSSQSAVFLVGEFNNWNNQAWPMTPAGNNLFVRTVRLAVGGFPGGKVPGAYEYKFYYSGVADWPNDPLHHYVNPSDNNDSYLFINNPTIYQLIPNERTGITATTNPTVSAYLFPKVGSAIDTSSITLRVGSRFYSGLGRFYNLTTRQLALQLPDRLPNGVHRVVLTVGTSADSVLITVQAGFVQITNLSGFVTRNPQRTLYGVVEDTSIHTVRIVRNDADTAFATATAGAFVLAAQLREGANTFKALARDANGFLQMSDPVMFTYLINHAPDADVYFIDAGPNVIVSADGTTDPDTGQVLTYLWSADVKNPQQVAGINGSRNRQISAPKPTVPGEYYFTLIASDPEGNKDTTRNYFTILDNGVFQGASRATVPRWVKQGRLYEMFFKSFTPQGTINAAIPMLPYLKSLGVNILWVMPIMENASPINTRTGPGYNIKDFLKVAPEYGSNGDFKNFVSQAHSLGLKVIVDVTPNHTSYLHPFVLEARQYRERSPYWNFYQHTVINHNTNGLGQSTTSDGFIYYSGFSSQLLNYNWSDVDARSYMIEVYKWWVRECDIDGYRFDVYWGPHRRAGGGAGNELEMGAPVRKALKKLKPDIFLLAEDDGTGSGTEVIFGDRSGGVDAGYDWALFGGAIKPFFFDAGSIENLHSKYFNNNFYPGPNASFMRFMENHDEERIIYQYQDTAYQKTQPVASTLFTVPGMPMIYSGQEVGHGLTMSDFYQRTRGVIDWKSPGRSRLLPHYQRLTHIRAQFAAFSTQKFIRLSSGNGLVYSYARPLSGNDGIVAVNLSSSVQDVTLNLSSAVVETPVQDGKAYVVSDLYNDTSYTLKFTGAQASLRIVLRPFGSSVCVLSDSTRRLSLPLLVSVKKDLGENLPTEFLLHQNYPNPFNPTTTIAYDLPSEAYVTLRIFNILGEEVATIVRGRQEGGQHAAQWNGMSSTGLGCSSGVYFMRLEAGSNISVKRMMLLK
- a CDS encoding DUF5989 family protein; amino-acid sequence: MQSRKKGRSKFSIIGEFWAYMRVRKKWWLGPIVFVLVLLGLFIVLTEGSALAPFIYTLF